In one Pseudomonadota bacterium genomic region, the following are encoded:
- a CDS encoding zinc-binding protein: MAFTDRSLTCADCGSSFIFTAGEQEFH, encoded by the coding sequence GTGGCTTTTACCGACCGTTCCCTCACCTGTGCCGACTGCGGCTCTAGCTTCATCTTCACGGCTGGCGAGCAGGAGTTCCACT